From the Hallerella porci genome, one window contains:
- the hemB gene encoding porphobilinogen synthase — translation MNEFTLDLNQRPRRNRKSATVRALVRETEISVKDFVYPVFIMEGENKEEPIPSMPGMTRKTVDVLLKEIEECVALGVKAIAPFPSIAEEKKDHKGSESYNPNGLVPTCVRAIKEKFPDVVVMTDAALDPFNIDGHDGIVAENGEILNDETVDVLCKMAVCHAKAGADFVCPSDMMDGRIGAIRSALDAAGFTNTSIMAYSAKYASAFYGPFRDALDSAPKAGDKKTYQMDPANRREAIREVALDINEGADIVMVKPACYYLDVLREVADFSEVPVAAYQVSGEYAMLCAAAENGWLDRNRVILESLMGIKRAGAKMIWTYFAKEAAKLLQGES, via the coding sequence ATGAATGAATTTACTTTGGATTTGAATCAACGTCCGCGGAGAAATCGCAAGAGCGCAACTGTCCGCGCTCTCGTGCGTGAAACGGAAATTTCGGTGAAGGATTTTGTTTATCCCGTTTTCATCATGGAAGGCGAAAATAAAGAAGAACCGATTCCGTCGATGCCGGGAATGACCCGCAAAACCGTGGACGTTCTTTTGAAAGAAATTGAAGAATGTGTAGCGCTTGGCGTCAAAGCGATTGCGCCGTTCCCCAGTATCGCCGAAGAAAAGAAAGATCACAAAGGCAGCGAAAGTTATAATCCGAATGGACTTGTGCCGACTTGCGTTCGTGCGATTAAAGAAAAATTTCCGGATGTCGTCGTGATGACCGATGCCGCGCTCGATCCGTTTAACATCGATGGACACGATGGAATCGTTGCAGAAAACGGCGAAATCTTAAATGATGAAACCGTTGACGTTCTTTGCAAAATGGCGGTTTGTCATGCGAAAGCGGGTGCCGATTTTGTTTGCCCGTCCGATATGATGGACGGAAGAATTGGTGCGATTCGTAGTGCGCTCGATGCCGCAGGATTTACGAACACTTCGATTATGGCTTACAGTGCAAAGTATGCGTCGGCATTTTACGGACCATTCCGCGATGCGCTTGATTCGGCACCGAAAGCGGGCGATAAAAAAACATATCAAATGGATCCCGCTAATCGTCGGGAAGCCATCCGCGAAGTCGCCTTGGATATTAACGAAGGCGCAGACATTGTGATGGTAAAACCAGCGTGTTATTATTTGGACGTTCTTCGCGAAGTCGCAGACTTTTCGGAAGTTCCAGTCGCCGCATATCAAGTGAGCGGAGAATATGCGATGCTTTGTGCCGCTGCAGAAAATGGTTGGCTAGATCGCAATCGCGTCATCCTCGAAAGTTTGATGGGAATTAAACGGGCGGGGGCAAAAATGATTTGGACTTACTTTGCCAAGGAAGCGGCAAAACTTTTACAAGGGGAAAGCTAA
- a CDS encoding iron-containing alcohol dehydrogenase — protein sequence MKNFIYETPTKVYFGAGEELRVGKLVKEFSPKKVLIHYGGKSAKESGLLDRVKKCLNDEKIAFVELGGVIANPELSLVRKGIDLCLREGVDFILAVGGGSVMDSSKDIANGAANPEIDVWDFSLRKAEPKKTIPKGAILTLAAAGSEMSNSCVITNAETGEKRGYSSSFNRMNFAIENPELTFSVNAYQTACGIVDIAMHTIERYFCPGEETYLTDSIAEAVIKSVMKAGKDCLKNPNDYTARANMMWASSLAHNGLTGCGREFQLVVHQLEHEVSGMYPKISHGAGLAALWCSWARYVYKSNVNRFLQYAKNVWNLDIDFEHPEKTVECAIDLQEKFYASIGMPTNLKMLGVKKESLEKLALDCSRNKTRSLIGYKPLAYEDILKIFELAYE from the coding sequence ATGAAGAATTTTATTTATGAAACGCCCACGAAAGTTTATTTTGGTGCTGGCGAAGAATTGCGGGTTGGAAAATTAGTGAAGGAATTTTCGCCGAAAAAAGTGTTGATTCATTATGGCGGAAAGTCGGCGAAAGAAAGCGGGCTTTTGGACCGCGTCAAAAAATGTTTGAACGATGAAAAAATTGCGTTTGTAGAACTCGGCGGCGTCATTGCAAATCCCGAACTTTCGTTAGTGCGAAAAGGAATTGATTTGTGTTTGCGCGAAGGAGTCGATTTTATTTTGGCAGTGGGCGGCGGCTCGGTGATGGATTCGTCAAAAGATATTGCGAATGGCGCTGCGAATCCCGAAATCGATGTGTGGGATTTTTCGCTCCGAAAAGCAGAACCGAAAAAGACGATTCCGAAAGGGGCGATTTTAACACTTGCGGCTGCGGGTTCGGAAATGTCCAATTCGTGCGTGATTACGAATGCAGAAACCGGAGAAAAACGCGGATATAGTTCGAGTTTTAATCGCATGAATTTTGCGATTGAAAATCCGGAATTGACTTTTAGCGTGAATGCGTATCAAACGGCTTGCGGCATTGTCGATATTGCGATGCACACGATTGAACGTTATTTTTGTCCGGGCGAAGAAACCTATTTAACGGATTCTATTGCGGAAGCGGTTATCAAAAGTGTGATGAAAGCGGGGAAGGATTGTTTGAAAAATCCAAACGATTATACGGCTCGCGCAAATATGATGTGGGCGTCTTCGCTCGCGCATAATGGACTCACCGGCTGCGGTCGCGAATTTCAATTAGTCGTGCATCAGTTGGAACATGAAGTTTCTGGAATGTATCCGAAAATTTCTCACGGCGCAGGACTTGCGGCGCTTTGGTGCAGTTGGGCGCGTTATGTTTACAAATCCAATGTAAATCGATTCTTGCAATACGCAAAAAATGTGTGGAATTTAGACATCGATTTTGAACATCCCGAAAAGACTGTCGAATGCGCAATTGATTTGCAAGAAAAATTTTATGCGTCGATTGGAATGCCGACGAATTTAAAAATGCTCGGCGTGAAAAAAGAATCTTTAGAAAAATTGGCGTTAGATTGTTCGCGAAATAAAACGCGTTCTTTAATCGGTTATAAACCGCTCGCTTACGAAGATATTTTGAAAATTTTTGAACTGGCATATGAATAA
- a CDS encoding sugar O-acetyltransferase: MIDNITRRDSGMAYFADESVTAQQLVAKKCIRKYNQMMPFDLEGLKCLDEAGIKHSGSLYFEPPFHYEYGTHIQVGDNFYANAFCVMLDVGKITIGDNVFFGPSVSVYTAGHPIHPVSRRSMYEYGIPVEIGNDVWVGGNSVILPGVKIGNNVVIGAGSVVTKNIPDNVIAAGNPCKVIRKITEEDRKFYFKDKVFDDEIWDKVKNTK, from the coding sequence ATGATAGACAATATCACACGCCGCGATTCTGGCATGGCTTACTTTGCAGACGAAAGCGTTACCGCGCAACAACTCGTCGCCAAAAAATGCATTCGAAAGTATAATCAAATGATGCCTTTTGATTTAGAAGGTTTAAAATGCTTAGACGAAGCAGGCATTAAACATTCGGGCTCGCTTTACTTTGAACCTCCGTTTCATTACGAATACGGAACTCACATTCAAGTGGGCGATAACTTTTACGCAAACGCTTTTTGCGTGATGCTCGATGTCGGAAAAATTACGATTGGCGATAATGTATTCTTCGGACCGTCGGTTTCTGTGTATACCGCAGGCCACCCCATTCACCCTGTAAGCAGAAGATCGATGTATGAATACGGCATTCCTGTAGAAATCGGAAACGATGTCTGGGTGGGCGGAAATTCTGTCATTTTGCCAGGCGTAAAAATCGGAAACAATGTCGTCATCGGCGCCGGAAGTGTCGTCACGAAAAACATTCCCGATAATGTCATCGCCGCCGGAAACCCGTGCAAAGTCATCCGCAAAATCACCGAAGAAGATCGGAAGTTCTATTTCAAAGACAAGGTTTTTGACGATGAAATTTGGGACAAAGTTAAAAACACAAAGTGA
- a CDS encoding AraC family transcriptional regulator — protein sequence MPVELDLNDDRSEKIHYDFEDYPILVNKAHLSTYPNFSAPSHWHDSIEIVVVLSGFMNYNVNGKIIPMNPGEGAFVNSRQLHFGYSDEQECEFIFAVIHPILLCSSVAVEKDFVMPLVKNQNAAFLKLEKQNPIHQKVIENLKLMYQAKNSKTAPLEIQSLFAMMWASLFKLLMKENEKPKKQSGDLTILKNIVGFIQQNFSDKLTLNEIAKAGCVGQSKCCKLFNQFFHQTPNEFLTAYRLSKACELLKTSDDSIENIAFSVGFSGASYFAETFKKAFAQSPKEYRKN from the coding sequence ATGCCAGTGGAACTAGATTTAAACGATGACCGCTCTGAAAAAATCCATTATGATTTTGAAGATTATCCAATTTTGGTGAACAAAGCGCATCTTTCGACCTACCCCAATTTTTCGGCCCCAAGCCATTGGCACGATTCGATTGAAATCGTTGTCGTGTTGTCGGGATTTATGAATTACAATGTGAACGGAAAAATTATTCCGATGAATCCGGGCGAAGGTGCTTTTGTAAATTCGAGGCAATTGCATTTTGGATATTCCGACGAACAAGAATGTGAATTTATTTTTGCTGTCATTCATCCAATATTACTTTGTTCGTCAGTAGCCGTAGAAAAAGATTTTGTGATGCCGCTTGTGAAAAATCAAAACGCCGCTTTTTTAAAATTGGAAAAACAAAATCCGATTCATCAAAAAGTGATTGAAAATTTAAAATTGATGTATCAAGCCAAAAATTCAAAAACAGCTCCGCTTGAAATTCAATCTTTATTTGCGATGATGTGGGCAAGCCTTTTCAAACTCTTGATGAAAGAAAATGAAAAGCCCAAAAAACAATCGGGCGATTTAACGATTCTAAAAAATATCGTCGGGTTCATTCAACAAAATTTTAGTGACAAATTAACGCTTAACGAAATTGCGAAAGCAGGCTGCGTGGGACAAAGCAAATGCTGCAAATTGTTTAATCAATTTTTTCATCAAACCCCCAACGAATTTTTAACCGCCTATCGTTTAAGCAAAGCATGTGAACTTTTAAAAACATCAGACGATTCCATTGAAAATATCGCGTTTAGCGTCGGCTTTTCGGGCGCAAGTTATTTCGCCGAAACATTCAAAAAAGCATTTGCGCAAAGCCCGAAAGAATACAGGAAAAATTAG
- the dapB gene encoding dihydrodipicolinate reductase — protein sequence MATLVMVNGIPGNMGKIVAETCVKRGLELVPFSLTGEIIVENESEVAGKKIQLLKPSNREARIGEVLEKYPGLIAVDFTHPSAVNDNAKFYVAHKIPFVMGTTGGDREALKKLVADANHPSVIAPNMAKQIVAFQAMIEWLAETFPTAFSGYKLSIVESHQKTKADTSGTAKAVAQSFAKMGFDIDESKIEKVRNDKDSMERMHVPAEYLSGHAFHTYSLDSEDGTVHFEFQHNVCGRKIYAEGSVDAVNFLAEKLKEGNARPFDMMDVLRSGKMR from the coding sequence ATGGCAACTTTGGTCATGGTGAATGGAATCCCAGGAAATATGGGAAAAATCGTCGCCGAAACTTGTGTGAAGCGCGGACTTGAATTGGTTCCGTTTTCGCTCACCGGTGAAATCATCGTCGAAAATGAATCCGAAGTTGCAGGCAAAAAAATTCAGCTTTTAAAACCGTCGAATCGCGAAGCGCGTATTGGCGAAGTGCTCGAAAAATATCCGGGTCTTATCGCGGTCGATTTTACGCATCCGAGCGCAGTGAATGATAATGCAAAATTTTATGTGGCGCACAAAATTCCTTTTGTGATGGGAACGACGGGCGGCGACCGCGAAGCGTTGAAAAAACTCGTCGCCGATGCAAATCATCCGAGCGTTATTGCGCCGAATATGGCGAAGCAAATTGTCGCATTCCAAGCGATGATCGAATGGCTTGCCGAAACTTTCCCGACGGCATTCTCGGGCTATAAACTTTCGATTGTCGAAAGTCATCAAAAGACAAAAGCCGATACGAGCGGAACCGCAAAAGCGGTGGCGCAGTCTTTTGCCAAAATGGGATTTGACATCGACGAAAGTAAAATTGAAAAAGTGCGGAATGATAAAGATTCGATGGAACGGATGCATGTGCCCGCGGAATATCTTTCGGGTCATGCGTTCCACACTTATTCTCTCGATAGCGAAGATGGCACCGTTCATTTTGAATTCCAACACAATGTCTGCGGCCGTAAAATTTACGCCGAAGGTTCGGTGGATGCGGTGAATTTCTTAGCCGAAAAATTGAAAGAAGGAAACGCGCGTCCGTTTGATATGATGGACGTTCTCCGTTCGGGAAAAATGCGTTAA
- a CDS encoding adenylate kinase family protein, which produces MAISAVLIFGAPGSGKGTVGAKLAATTSLKHLSTGDIFRGIAPSSESGKLLASYSSKGLLVPDEATVKIFERYVEGLVNTNKLNPEKDTLLLDGIPRTVAQVDLIKSIVDVKHIFVLDIKDEATIVARLLNRAKIEGRKDDADENVIKNRLNVYKDSTAKVLEKYDSKIISHIVGDNTPDEVFRDVLSAYVDFKKNA; this is translated from the coding sequence ATGGCAATTTCTGCTGTTTTGATTTTCGGTGCTCCGGGTTCTGGAAAAGGAACTGTCGGCGCAAAACTCGCGGCTACGACTTCGCTCAAGCATCTTTCGACTGGCGATATTTTCCGCGGCATTGCTCCGTCGAGCGAATCGGGCAAGCTCCTTGCTTCTTATTCGAGCAAAGGCCTTCTCGTTCCGGACGAAGCGACTGTGAAAATTTTCGAACGTTATGTCGAAGGTTTGGTGAACACGAATAAGTTGAATCCGGAAAAGGATACTCTCCTTTTGGACGGTATTCCTCGTACGGTTGCGCAGGTAGATCTCATCAAGTCTATCGTCGATGTGAAGCACATTTTTGTTCTCGATATTAAGGATGAAGCGACAATCGTTGCACGTCTTTTGAATCGCGCAAAAATCGAAGGCCGCAAAGATGACGCCGACGAAAATGTGATTAAGAATCGTTTGAATGTTTACAAAGATTCTACTGCAAAAGTTTTGGAAAAGTACGATTCCAAAATCATCAGCCACATCGTGGGCGATAACACTCCGGACGAAGTTTTCCGCGATGTGCTCAGCGCTTATGTGGATTTTAAGAAAAACGCTTAA